In Mytilus edulis chromosome 7, xbMytEdul2.2, whole genome shotgun sequence, a single genomic region encodes these proteins:
- the LOC139481937 gene encoding uncharacterized protein, translating into MATASKSCGVCELRHITKASKVWCTECDEGLCTECHEHHSLSKASRSHSVIPFTEYQKLPADVLKFTQYCTKHDKKYQIYCQKHECPCCSKCIVESHTECRDFVELDDVIHNVKTSNAMCELEETLVEVAENLQKIRQNQQDNLTKFKESRKGIETEIKKTRKKINDHLDKLQEDLMKKLYAEEEKENSKICQLLSSLERKETEIAECQRNILNIKQHATDLQVFLSMKKIEADVYSKNKFIQSLEEDKIFTKTSLSYKINTSIQNIMSDIISFGDVRIEAKSCDIVITRKKAKQAQMMVQTVQSRPIENITLTKQNTINAQGSSIYGCCMFPDGRMAFTYNSDCKVIVFNLKGLKDFEVKIPFYPFDLVFISEDNALAVTSGHSKKKCITIIDLEKKQIKKIISLDSYSFGIARKDNRLIYSGHNKGIRMINMYDDSITDIVRDKMPSDCYIATFRDNIYHTNNETNTVTCYNLQGEIQWNFRNETVLKSPRGIDVDNDGNVYVTGSTSNNVVVIAPDGKRHREVLTASDVLHDPVSLHYRGPHQQLLVANFHKTAYLFSIN; encoded by the coding sequence ATGGCGACAGCTTCTAAGAGCTGTGGTGTTTGTGAACTCCGTCACATCACCAAAGCATCCAAAGTCTGGTGTACAGAATGTGACGAGGGCCTGTGTACAGAATGCCACGAACATCATAGCTTGTCTAAGGCATCGAGAAGTCATAGCGTGATACCCTTTACTGAATACCAGAAATTACCAGCTGATGTACTTAAATTTACTCAGTACTGTACCAAACacgataaaaaatatcaaatttattgtCAGAAGCATGAATGTCCCTGCTGCAGCAAATGCATCGTGGAAAGCCATACCGAATGTCGAGATTTCGTCGAATTAGATGACGTTATTCACAATGTCAAAACCTCCAATGCCATGTGCGAGTTAGAGGAAACATTAGTTGAAGTAGCAGAAAATCTACAGAAAATTCGTCAAAATCAACAGGACAATCTGACAAAATTCAAAGAAAGTAGAAAGGGTAtagaaacagaaataaaaaagactaGAAAAAAGATCAACGACCATCTCGACAAGCTACAAGAGGATTTGATGAAAAAACTTTATgcggaagaagaaaaagaaaactccAAAATATGTCAGTTATTGTCATCATTAGAAAGGAAGGAAACAGAAATAGCAGAATGTCAGAGAAACATTCTGAACATAAAGCAACATGCAACAGACCTTCAAGTCTTTCTTTCCATGAAAAAAATAGAGGCCGACGTCTATAGCAAAAATAAATTCATACAGTCGCTTGAAGAAGACAAGATTTTCACCAAAACTTCTCTTTCATATAAGATCAATACCTCTATCCAGAATATCATGTCCGATATCATAAGTTTTGGAGATGTGCGTATTGAAGCTAAATCTTGCGATATAGTTATTACTAGGAAAAAGGCTAAACAAGCTCAAATGATGGTACAGACCGTTCAATCAAGACCCATTGAAAATATTACGTTAACGAAACAAAATACTATCAACGCTCAAGGAAGTTCAATCTACGGATGTTGCATGTTTCCGGATGGTAGAATGGCATTTACTTACAACTCGGATTGTAAGGTAATTGTGTTTAACCTGAAAGGATTAAAAGACTTTGAGGTGAAGATCCCGTTTTACCCGTTTGATTTAGTGTTTATCAGTGAGGACAATGCATTGGCTGTCACATCTGGTCATTCAAAGAAGAAGTGTATTACTATTATAGACTTGGAGAAGAAACAAATCAAGAAAATAATTTCACTAGATTCTTATAGTTTTGGTATTGCACGAAAAGATAATCGATTGATTTATTCCGGTCACAACAAAGGTATACGAATGATAAATATGTACGACGATTCTATAACTGACATAGTTCGAGACAAAATGCCAAGTGATTGTTACATTGCAACATTTAGGGACAACATATACCatacaaataatgaaacaaacaccgTAACATGTTATAATCTACAAGGAGAAATACAATGGAATTTCCGTAACGAAACCGTTCTGAAATCTCCTCGAGGTATTGATGTAGATAATGATGGTAATGTGTATGTGACAGGGAGCACTTCAAACAACGTTGTAGTTATCGCACCTGATGGAAAGCGACATCGAGAAGTTTTGACAGCAAGTGATGTCCTTCATGATCCTGTCTCGCTTCATTACAGAGGACCACACCAACAGTTGCTAGTCGCGAACTTTCACAAAACGGCTTATTTGTTCAgtataaattaa